Proteins co-encoded in one Rhodococcus sp. PAMC28707 genomic window:
- a CDS encoding DNA-formamidopyrimidine glycosylase family protein, with protein sequence MPELPEVEALAGFLRAHAVGAVIGRIDIAALSVLKTFDPPVTDLQGRDVTDAARFGKHLGLQAGDLWLITHLSRGGWLRWTDKPSATPPKPGKGPLALRVHFFTPEGLTPAIDLTEAGTKKRMAVWVVHDPREVPGIARLGPDAMDVTEPEFAEILGGTTARLKTALVDQSLIAGIGNAYSDEILHVAKLSPFASAGKLDAEAVFVLYRSMREVLADAVARSAGQDAARLKGEKRSGMAVHARTGLPCPVCGDPVREVSYAERSFQYCATCQTGGKILADRRMSRLLK encoded by the coding sequence ATGCCTGAGCTGCCCGAGGTGGAAGCGCTCGCCGGGTTCCTGCGCGCACACGCGGTAGGGGCCGTCATCGGCCGGATCGACATCGCCGCGCTGAGCGTCCTCAAGACATTCGATCCGCCCGTCACCGATCTGCAGGGGCGTGATGTCACCGATGCCGCCCGTTTCGGCAAACACCTCGGGTTGCAGGCAGGCGACCTGTGGTTGATCACCCACCTCTCCCGTGGTGGCTGGCTGCGCTGGACCGACAAGCCGAGCGCCACGCCGCCGAAGCCGGGCAAAGGCCCGCTTGCACTTCGGGTCCACTTCTTCACTCCCGAAGGCCTGACGCCAGCGATTGACTTGACCGAGGCAGGCACCAAGAAGCGCATGGCGGTGTGGGTCGTCCACGATCCGCGCGAAGTTCCGGGCATCGCCCGCCTCGGTCCCGACGCGATGGACGTGACCGAACCCGAGTTCGCCGAGATTCTCGGCGGCACCACCGCGCGGCTGAAGACTGCCCTGGTGGATCAGTCGCTCATCGCCGGGATCGGAAACGCATATTCCGACGAGATCCTGCACGTGGCGAAACTGTCCCCGTTCGCCTCGGCCGGCAAACTCGACGCCGAAGCAGTGTTCGTGCTGTACCGGTCGATGCGTGAAGTGCTCGCCGACGCTGTGGCCCGCTCCGCCGGGCAGGACGCCGCACGACTCAAGGGCGAGAAGCGGTCCGGGATGGCTGTGCATGCCCGAACTGGTTTGCCGTGTCCGGTGTGCGGCGACCCGGTCCGCGAGGTCTCCTACGCGGAGCGATCGTTCCAGTACTGCGCGACCTGTCAGACGGGCGGCAAGATTCTTGCCGACCGCCGGATGTCGCGGCTTCTCAAGTAG
- a CDS encoding thymidylate synthase, with the protein MKVPTPYEDLLRHVLDSGTAKSDRTGTGTTSIFGHQMRFDLSEGFPLITTKRVHLKSIVYELLWFLRGESNVEWLREHGVSIWDEWAAPDGELGPVYGVQWRSWPTPSGEHIDQISQVMETLRTNPDSRRMIVSAWNVGEIAQMALPPCHAFFQFYVADGKLSCQLYQRSADLFLGVPFNIASYALLTHMVAAQVGLEVGDFVWTGGDCHIYDNHCEQVAEQLTREPYAYPKLNLAQRDSIFDYTFEDVEVVGYEHHPAIKAPVAV; encoded by the coding sequence GTGAAGGTTCCAACGCCGTACGAGGACCTGCTCCGCCACGTTCTCGATTCCGGCACCGCCAAATCGGACCGCACCGGAACGGGTACCACGAGCATCTTCGGGCACCAGATGCGTTTCGATCTCAGCGAAGGCTTTCCGCTGATCACCACCAAACGGGTGCACCTGAAGTCGATCGTCTACGAATTACTGTGGTTTCTGCGCGGCGAGTCCAATGTCGAGTGGTTGCGCGAGCACGGTGTCAGTATCTGGGACGAGTGGGCGGCCCCGGACGGTGAACTCGGCCCCGTCTACGGCGTGCAGTGGCGATCGTGGCCGACGCCGTCGGGCGAGCACATCGATCAGATCTCCCAGGTGATGGAGACCCTCCGCACCAACCCGGATTCACGACGCATGATCGTCTCGGCGTGGAACGTCGGCGAGATAGCGCAGATGGCGTTGCCGCCGTGCCATGCGTTCTTCCAGTTCTACGTTGCAGACGGCAAGCTGTCCTGCCAGCTGTATCAACGCAGTGCCGATCTGTTTCTGGGCGTTCCGTTCAACATTGCGAGCTATGCGTTGTTGACGCACATGGTGGCGGCGCAGGTCGGCCTCGAGGTCGGTGACTTCGTCTGGACGGGCGGGGACTGCCACATCTACGACAATCACTGCGAGCAGGTCGCCGAGCAGTTGACCCGCGAGCCGTACGCATACCCGAAGCTGAATCTCGCACAACGTGATTCGATCTTCGATTACACCTTCGAAGATGTCGAGGTCGTCGGGTACGAGCACCACCCAGCCATCAAAGCGCCGGTGGCAGTCTGA
- a CDS encoding dihydrofolate reductase — MSPRHIGMIWAQTTGGTIGDGNSIPWRVPEDLAHFKQITADHAVIMGRKTWDSLPPKFRPLPGRRNVVVTRNPDWQARGAQVVSSVEAALSLTDGDPAWIIGGGEIYRAAMPLATELQVTEIDLDIDGDTSAPEVTGEWSALTGQWLISRNEGIRYRHVQYGKA, encoded by the coding sequence ATGTCCCCTCGTCATATCGGAATGATCTGGGCACAGACCACTGGCGGAACCATCGGCGACGGCAACTCCATCCCCTGGCGAGTACCGGAGGATCTTGCACATTTCAAACAGATCACCGCTGATCATGCGGTGATCATGGGGCGGAAGACTTGGGATTCGCTTCCGCCGAAGTTCCGTCCGCTGCCTGGCCGTCGGAACGTCGTTGTCACGCGCAACCCGGACTGGCAGGCGCGAGGCGCTCAGGTCGTCTCCAGCGTCGAAGCTGCGCTGAGTCTCACCGACGGCGACCCCGCCTGGATCATCGGCGGCGGTGAGATATACCGAGCGGCAATGCCGTTGGCGACGGAGTTGCAGGTCACCGAAATCGACCTCGATATCGACGGCGACACCTCGGCGCCGGAGGTCACCGGTGAGTGGTCGGCACTTACCGGACAATGGTTGATCAGCCGGAACGAAGGCATCCGATATCGCCACGTTCAGTACGGCAAGGCTTAA
- a CDS encoding cupin domain-containing protein has product MDKKSLTALARQQLKLAVGTSSGRSSQTVYGGHQRHLRQTVVALVAGTKLGEHDLSGESTVIVLSGQLKLVSGEKSWKGSAGDLLVVPDARHSVEAVEDVAFLLTVAI; this is encoded by the coding sequence ATGGACAAGAAGTCACTCACCGCCCTTGCCCGACAACAGTTGAAGCTCGCCGTCGGCACATCCAGTGGCAGAAGTTCACAAACCGTTTACGGCGGTCATCAGCGCCACCTCCGTCAGACAGTGGTAGCCCTCGTCGCAGGTACCAAGCTCGGCGAGCACGACCTGTCCGGAGAATCGACCGTGATCGTCCTCAGCGGTCAGCTCAAGCTTGTCAGCGGCGAGAAGTCATGGAAGGGCTCCGCCGGCGATCTCCTGGTCGTCCCGGACGCGAGGCACAGCGTCGAGGCTGTCGAAGACGTCGCGTTTCTCCTGACCGTCGCCATCTAG
- a CDS encoding universal stress protein has protein sequence MNRPRTIVVGIDGSESADRAAIWAAHSAVARNAVLRIVTAIAPHLSPTTRDPGETAHAVAGSRLDAARILARESVEGAPLDIVVEAREGNTVDVLLDESSRSDLVVLGARGLGESDSGVLGSVAVALSAHCTGPVVVVRGRSMDGLPPAQGPVVVGVDGSEINQLAIVAAFDEAAQRGSALIAVHVWSDVSLSHGTGVPQDWDVISASEQAVLAESLAGWQEKYPDVEVRRVVAQDRPVRVLSQLSEQAALIVVGSRGRGGFTGMLLGSTSYALIQTADCPVMVVRGS, from the coding sequence GTGAACAGACCCCGAACCATTGTCGTCGGCATCGACGGATCGGAATCGGCGGACCGTGCGGCGATCTGGGCCGCCCATTCGGCCGTCGCCAGGAATGCGGTGTTGCGCATAGTCACCGCCATCGCACCGCATCTTTCACCTACGACGCGAGACCCTGGCGAAACAGCGCACGCAGTAGCCGGCTCACGACTCGATGCCGCCCGCATCCTCGCCCGTGAGTCGGTCGAAGGTGCCCCTCTCGACATCGTCGTCGAAGCGCGCGAGGGCAACACAGTCGACGTTCTGCTCGACGAGTCGTCCAGAAGCGACCTCGTGGTCCTCGGTGCGCGCGGGCTCGGCGAGTCGGATTCAGGGGTACTCGGATCGGTAGCGGTCGCGCTCAGCGCGCATTGCACCGGCCCGGTCGTCGTGGTCCGTGGGCGGTCCATGGATGGTCTACCGCCGGCTCAGGGGCCGGTAGTGGTTGGAGTCGACGGCTCGGAAATCAATCAGCTTGCGATCGTTGCCGCGTTCGACGAAGCAGCGCAACGTGGTTCGGCGTTGATAGCGGTGCACGTCTGGTCCGATGTCAGCCTCTCGCACGGCACAGGTGTACCGCAGGACTGGGATGTCATCTCCGCCTCCGAGCAAGCAGTGCTCGCGGAAAGTCTTGCAGGCTGGCAGGAGAAGTACCCGGACGTCGAGGTGCGGCGCGTCGTCGCACAGGATCGTCCGGTGCGCGTGCTCAGTCAGTTGTCCGAGCAGGCTGCGCTGATCGTGGTCGGCAGTCGTGGACGAGGCGGATTCACCGGCATGTTGCTCGGATCCACCAGCTACGCGTTGATCCAGACTGCCGACTGCCCGGTGATGGTGGTTCGCGGCTCCTAG